GACATGCCGGTTTCGACAATCTGCTTCCAGGTATCAGGCTGTTCCCGATAAGTGGTGATGGCTTGTTCCAGGATGTCCTGCAACGCTTCGGCAGTGTACTCGCGGAAACTGAAACCATTGGCGGTGCCTGTTTCGAGTGTGGCCGGAGTCATGTTGGTGATCGTATCGGCCAGACCGCCCGTTTCTCGAACAACCGGCACCGTGCCGTAACGCAGACTGTAGAGCTGATTCAGCCCGCATGGCTCGTACAAGCTTGGCATCAGGAACATGTCGGCACCCGCTTCTACGCGGCGCGCTTTCGCTTCGCAGAACTCGACACGCACGCCGATCTTGTTCGGGTACAGGGCGTTCAGTTCTTTGAGCATCGCTTCGTGATGCGGTTCGCCGGTTCCCAGGATCACCCACTGGCAATCGCAGGTCTTGGCACGATCGCGAATCACCTTGGCGACCAGGTCAAAGCCTTTCTGGTCGGCCATGCGTCCCACCATGCCAATCACCGGCACGTTGGGGTTGGTCGGCAGATGGAAAGCTTCCTGAAGGGCCTTCTTGCACTGTGGCTTGTTCGTTTCCCAGTTGCTCAAGTCGTACTTGGCAATCAAGGCGTCGTCGACTGAAGGATCCCAACGGGTATAGTCGACACCGTTGACGATCCCTTCGAGCACCTTGCGACGTTCACGCAGGGCACCTTCCAGTCCGCAACCCATCGGCTGCGATTGAATCTCTTCAGCATAGCGGGGACTGACGGTCGTGATCGCGTCGGCGAAGACGATGCCGGTCTTCAGGAAGTTCAGATGGCCGTAGAACTCCATCTGATGCATGTTGAAGTACTTCCAGTCGAGCCCGGTCAGCAGCATGTCCCAGTGCCAGAAATTACCCTGGTAGGCCATGTTGTGAATCGTCAGGACACTGGAGATGTCTTCGTAACCACGCGTAGCGCGGTATTCAATGTTCAAGTACGCCGGGATCAAACCTGTCTGCCAGTCGTTACAGTGGATCAGGTCGATCTTCAGGTCGAGCAGACGAATCGCTTCCAGCACGCTGCGGCAGAAGAAGACGAAACGTTCGCAGTTGTCTTGGTAGTCGGTTCCCGCTTCGCGATAAAGCTCAGGGCGATCGAAGTACTCGTCGTTTTTGACAAAGTAGATCGGGACATCTGAATTCGGCAGATGCGATCGCAATAGCTGGCCCGAGGCAACCTGACCGCCAACGGGTACGTCGAAGTAGATCGGCAACTCTTCGATGGGCAGTCCCGACTTATAGATATGTCGGAACGCGGGAAGAATGACCGTAACCTGATCGACCAACCCTTGCAGGGCGATTGGTAGCGCGCCGCCTACGTCTGCCAAACCCCCAGTCTTGGCAAACGGGAAAACCTCGCTGCTGGCAAAGAGAA
This genomic interval from Bremerella sp. JC817 contains the following:
- the glgA gene encoding glycogen synthase GlgA — protein: MNVLFASSEVFPFAKTGGLADVGGALPIALQGLVDQVTVILPAFRHIYKSGLPIEELPIYFDVPVGGQVASGQLLRSHLPNSDVPIYFVKNDEYFDRPELYREAGTDYQDNCERFVFFCRSVLEAIRLLDLKIDLIHCNDWQTGLIPAYLNIEYRATRGYEDISSVLTIHNMAYQGNFWHWDMLLTGLDWKYFNMHQMEFYGHLNFLKTGIVFADAITTVSPRYAEEIQSQPMGCGLEGALRERRKVLEGIVNGVDYTRWDPSVDDALIAKYDLSNWETNKPQCKKALQEAFHLPTNPNVPVIGMVGRMADQKGFDLVAKVIRDRAKTCDCQWVILGTGEPHHEAMLKELNALYPNKIGVRVEFCEAKARRVEAGADMFLMPSLYEPCGLNQLYSLRYGTVPVVRETGGLADTITNMTPATLETGTANGFSFREYTAEALQDILEQAITTYREQPDTWKQIVETGMSQDWSWDRSAQQYIELYQKTIEARRSL